In Symphalangus syndactylus isolate Jambi chromosome 9, NHGRI_mSymSyn1-v2.1_pri, whole genome shotgun sequence, the genomic stretch CCATATATTATGGTTTATAGAATAATCTCAGGCCATAAATGGTCATCCCCTGTGGgggtgtttttgtgtgtttttctgagacagggattccatccatcatccaggctggagggcagtggcgtgatcatagctcactgcagcctcaatctctggggctcaagtgatcctctcacctcagcctcccaagtagctgggaccaccatgtctggctaacttttaatttttttgtagagacagggtctcactatgttgcccaagctgaccctatgttattttgttattttatggctTCTACTCTTAAGTACGTTCATTTACCAGAAGGATTAGAACTAAATCTTTGAAACAAAGTTAATGTTTAATTATATGTTTGCAAAAATATGGCATATTATTCCAAATCCTAATAGTTTGAAACCAGGACTTTGCTTATGTGTTGGTGGTGTAGACCACTAtttatgtgtgtggtgtgatTTCATGACAAGAGTCCATGGCCCTCAGAAATCTCCCTCCATGCTTGCTGTGTCTGAAACGTGAAACTCCATCATGGAAACAGTTTTGAGCCgtgttaaaaatcacattttctaggaaaagtaaaaaattaaacagcTAAATTCTTCACGGTTTGTGGTGAACACGGTAGACTCTCCAGGCAACTGGGGTCTCCCCAGAGTTGCCACAGTAATTAGAGATAAAAATAGCCAGAGACCTATCTGGTCAGTTTTATTTTCCATATCTTTTGGTGTAGCCCCTTGGCAGTATTACACAAAGAAGAGGGTGGAGTAGAAGGATTATCAGAGCCAGGAACAGGCTTGGGTTTTAGTACCCAAATAGGACAGAAGACAAAGCTGCTGGGCCCTCCCAAGGAAAGGGAAGTTGGCTCTGAAAGCTTTGCataaagtctttttttgtttgagacggagtctccctttgtcgccaggctggagtgcagtgacgcaatctcggcccagtgcaacctctgcctcccagattcaagagattctcctgcctcagcctcccgagtaattgcaactacaggtgcacaccaccacgcccagcccttttttttttttttaaacagagtttcgctcttgttgcccaggctggagtgcagtggcgccatctcggctcactgcaacatccgccttccagtttcaagtgattctcctgcctcagcctcccgagtacctgggattataggctcccaccaccatgcttggctaatttttgtatttttagtagagacagggtttcaccacgttggccagactggtctcgaactcttgacctcatgacccgccctcctcggcctcccaaagtgctgggattacaggcgtgagccagcgtgcctggccaagaaactgTTAATAAAAACACAAGCAGGCACCtttgacaaaaacaaaatagaatttctAAAAGTGAAAACTGTAGTCATTGAAATTAAGAATGCAGTGGCTGTTTTAAATAATCAAGGACATGATTAGCAAACAGAGGTAGATGCGAGGAAGTCATCTGAAATGCTGCTTAGAAAGATCaaggtgaggccgggcgcggtggctcacgcttgtaatcccagcactttgggaggccgaggcgggcggatcacgaggtcaggagatcgagaccacggtgaaaccccgtctctactaaaactacaaaaaaaaattagccgggcgtgttggcgggcacctgtagtcccagctacttggagaggctgaggcaggagaatggcgtgaacctgggaggcggagcttgcagtgagccgagattgcgccactgcactccagcctgggcgacagagcgagactccgtctcaaaaaaaaaaaaaaaaagaaagatcaaggTGGCAGGCATTGGACATCAGTGTGGGATCAGATCAGGATGTCCAGCGTATGTTTAATAGCTGTTCCAGAGGAGGCGGACAGAGTTGGAGAgggcagacatggtggctcacactggtcatcccagcactttgggaggccaaggagggcggatcacgaggtcaggagatcaagaccatcctggccaatgtggtgaaaccctgtctctactaaaaatacaaaaattagttgggcatggtggcatgcacctgtagtcccagctactcgggaggctgaggcaggaaaatcacttgaagccaggaggcggagattgcagtgagccaagatcacgccattgcactccagcctgacgacagagtgagactccatctcaaaaaaaaaaaaaaaaaaaacaaaaaacccagactggctgggcatggtggctcacgcctgtaatcccaacacttcgggaggctgaggcagacggatcacctgaggtcaggagtttgagaccagcctggccaacatggtgaaaccccatctcaaccagacatggtggcacgtgcctgtagtcccaaatactcgggaggctgaggcaggggaatcgtttgaacctgggaggcagaggttgcagtaagtcaagattgcgccactgcacttcagcctggcgtgACAGACTAAgactccgtaaaaaaaaaaaaaaaaacaaaaccaatgctactaaaaatacaaaaattcatcctggctaatgcagtgaaaccccgtttctactaaaaatacaaaaaattagccgggcatagtggcgggcgcctgtagttccagctactcaggaggctgaggcaggagaatggcgtgaacccgggaggcggagcttgcagtgagcagagattgcgccactgcactccagcctgggcgacagagcgagactccgtctcaaaaaaaaaaaaaaaaaaaaaaaatacaaaaattagttgagcttgttggtgcacgcctgtagtcccagctacttgggaggctgaggcaggagaatcacctgaacccaggaggtggaagctgtggTGGcagcagtgacctgagattgcgccactgcactccagcctgggcgacagagtgagactgggtctcaaaagTAACCAAGACATAAAAGACGGATTACCCCCCTCAAAGGAATGCTGATTAGACTGATGGCAAACTACCCAACGGTAACAGTACATCCTGGAAGACAATGAAATAAATAGTCCTGGtaaattctttttcaatttttgcctcattcagctattttttaaaatgttaacttttggctgggcatggtggctcacacctgtaatcccagcactttgggaggccaaggcaggtggatcacttgaggccaggagtttgaggccagcctgagcaacatggtaaaaccccatctgtacaaaaaatacgaaaattagccaggtgtggtggctagtgcctggggtcccagctacttgggaggctgaggcaagaggatcatttgagcctgggaggtggaggttgcagtgagctaagatcatgccactgcactcccacctgggcaacagagctagatcctgtctcaaaacaaaacaaaaataaagttttatgaagttACTTCTGTCCCACACATGTAGTCCATGGCTGTCCAGTGACTCGAAGAGAAGTCTGCGTGTAGGCAAGTGATTGCTAATTATGGAGAGTGTAAAGGACTTTAGCTGCTGAAGCTCTGACCCCCAGCAGATGGTGAGGAGAGGGTGAGCCTGGAAGCAGCTGATAGTCACTGTCAGCAAAGGAAGGAGATAGACAgctgggcagagagagagaagctgtCTGGGCAGTTcctagggaaggggaaagggcTTTGGAGGAAGGTAGCTTGCTGACAGGCTTCCGTACCCTCAGAGGACTAACAGTTCTCAAAGGGGGCCCAGTTTTCAGAGCGAATTTCTCTTACTCCCCTTTTCCCTGATGTGGATGGCCAGGTGGACTTTGAAGAGGTGTGAGTGCCTGGTGAGGTGTTCTAAAAAGATAAACGGTTCCATCTGATTTCAATAGTGAGCGTCACTTTATAACTAAATTACAAGATGTAGCCAGTGTAAGTGAAATGATGAGCGTTAAGCCCTCCTGGAGATCATGTGCTTTCATTCTGATTGATACGGATCTGGGGCTGGAATGATTGTAAATGGTCAGAATGCCCTCTGATTGCTTTTATGTTCAACTGCTGTGGCAACAGGGGTTTTTGTGAGTTTACCACTCAGCCTCATCCTTAATTGTCCTTGTCATTTTCCTTAACTCTGGCCCTGCAGCAATCATTCTCCCTTGTTTTTAATCTGCATGAGGCTCagctgttcttttgtttgtttaaaaaaaagggctggacgtggtggttcacgcctgtaatcccagcactttgggaggctgaggtgggcggatcacctgaggtcaggagttctagaccagcctgtgGTCtagaacatggagaaaccctgtctctactaaaaatgcaaaataagccgggcatggtggcacatgcctctaatctcagctactcgggaggctgaggcaggagaatcgcttgaacctgggaggcggaggttgcagtgagccaagattgaaccattgcactccagcctggacaacaggagcaaaactacatctcaaaaaaaaaaaaaaagctgggcggggtggctcacgcctgtaatcccagcaggtggatcacctgatgtcaggagtttgagaccagcctagccaacatggtgaaaccccatctctattaaaaatacaaaaattagctgggtgtggtgccagctattcgggaggctgagtcaggagaatcactggaacccaggagcggaggctgcggtgagccaagataataccactgcactccagcctgggcaacagaatgagactctgtctcaaaataaataaaataaatatttttttaaagatagggtcttactctgttgcccaggccagcacaatcatggctcactgcagccttgaccttccaggcttaagtgatcctcttacctcagtctcccaagtagctgggaccacaggggcacaccatgcccacctaatttttttattttaactgtttgtagaaatagggtctccctatgttgcccaagctggtcttgaactcccagtctcaagccaacctcccgcctcagctcccaaagtgctaggattacaggcatgagccgctgtgcccagctacCACTCTCATATGCTGCATTTTGCCTTCTGTATGTGAAGCTGTTTTTCTGGCAGAAAAAGCCATGTTCTCTTCACATCTTAATAGCTTCGGGTGGGGGCTTGTGTGAAAGTGCAGTGTggaggccgggcctggtggctcacgcctgtaatcccagcactctgggaggctgaggcagttggatcacgaagtcagatcaagactatcctggccaacatgttgaaaccccatctctactaaaaaaaaacaacagaaaatagctgggtgtggtggcacgtgcctgtaattccagctactctggaggctgaggcaggagaatcgcttgaatcagggagttggaggttgcagtgagctgaggtcacctgcattccagcctgctgACAGCgccactctgtctcaaaaaaaaagaagtgcaggctgggtgcggtggctcacgcctgtaatcccagcactttgggaggccgaggcaggcggatcatgaggtcaggagatcgagaccatcctggctaacacggtgaaaccctgtctctactaaaaatacaaaaaaattagccgggcgtggtggcgtgcgcctgtagtcccagctactcgggaggctgaggcaggagaatggtgtgaacccaggaggcggagcttgcagtgagccaagattgcgccactgcactccagcctgggcgacagagcaagactccgtctcaaaaaaaaaaaagaagtgcagtATTGTAAACTACATTGGATGCTGATTTACTTGTATGTATGCGCTATCATGAGCTCTATTTAGTCAACCTTCAGAATCCATCAGTCTCACCtgatggttctgtttctctggtaaCAGTTTCTTCCTCAGAACAAGAAACAACTGAAGTATCCTTAATCTGCTTATTGTTTCAGATTGCAGATTAAGTACCCAGCACCAGGAATCAGCAGATGAGCAGAAAGGTTCTGAAGCAGAGGGGCTCAAAGGGGATATAATTTCTGTGATTATCGCCAATAAACCTGAGGCCAGGTTAGAGGGGCAGTGCGCAAACCTTGAAGATGAAAAAGGAACAAAACCCCCTCTTCAAGAGTCAGGCTCCAAGAAAGGTAGAGAATCACTTCCTACTAAACCTACCCCAGGAGAGAGACGTTACATATGTGctgaatgtggcaaagccttcagtAATAGCTCAAATCTCACCAAACACAGgagaacacacactggggagaAACCTTACGTGTGCACCAAGTGTGGGAAAGCTTTCAGCCACAGCTCAAACCTCACCCTCCACTACAGAACACACTTGGTGGACCGGCCCTATGACTGTAAGTGTGGAAAAGCTTTTGGGCAGAGCTCAGACCTTCTTAAACATCAGAGAATGCACACAGAAGAGGCGCCATATCAGTGCAAAGATTGTGGCAAGGCTTTCAGCGGGAAAGGCAGCCTCATTCGTCACTATCGGATCCACACTGGGGAGAAGCCTTACCAGTGTAACGAATGTGGGAAGAGCTTCAGTCAGCACGCGGGCCTCAGCTCCCACCAGAGACtccacactggagagaagccatATAAGTGTAAggagtgtgggaaagccttcaacCACAGCTCCAACTTCAATAAACACCACAGAATCCACACCGGGGAAAAGCCCTACTGGTGTCATCACTGTGGAAAGACCTTCTGTAGCAAGTCCAATCTTTCCAAACATCAGCGAGTCCACACTGGAGAGGGAGAAGCATCGTAACTTTCAAGTGCTCCTGTTGTTGTCGTCGTTTTAAACTTTAGAATCTGAACACCAGGAAGAAGTCTTGTCATTGCAGCAGCATCGATTCCGGTGATAGAGTTTGTATCACTCAACATCGGGATGCCTGAGGAGTGCGAGCTCCACAGCAACACGGCAGGCAGGAGGTCCTCAGAAGGTGTCAGGAGGTTCCACACTCTCCAGTTCACTGGAGCAGAGTCCTTTCCCCACACTTAGGGTGCCAGTAAGCCATGCCAGCATTACCTTTTGCGTAGTTAAACTGACGTGTATCCAGTCTAGTTAAGGAAGAAACATTAAGACTGTTCaatttttaacatatattcaagaattttaatttgtaaagaaTTGAGCCACATTGAACACAATTGAATGAGATTGAGAATAAACTTATAACATCTTGTAATGCCTCAGGACTATTATTACAACAAATGATGTGTTGGTTACTGAATACTTACAGATGGAGAAAACTATTCCTACTGGTTTA encodes the following:
- the ZSCAN21 gene encoding zinc finger and SCAN domain-containing protein 21 isoform X2; its protein translation is MMTKVLGMAPALGPRPPQEQVGPLMVKVEEKEEKGKYLPSLEMFRQRFRQFGYHDTPGPREALSQLRVLCCEWLRPEIHTKEQILELLVLEQFLTILPQELQAWVQEHCPESAEEAVTLLEDLERELDEPGHQVSASPNEQKPVWEKISSSGTAKESPSSVQPQPLETSHKYESWGPLYIQESGEEQEFAQDPRKVQDCRLSTQHQESADEQKGSEAEGLKGDIISVIIANKPEARLEGQCANLEDEKGTKPPLQESGSKKGEHTLGRNLTCAPSVGKLSATAQTSPSTTEHTWWTGPMTVSVEKLLGRAQTFLNIRECTQKRRHISAKIVARLSAGKAASFVTIGSTLGRSLTSVTNVGRASVSTRASAPTRDSTLERSHISVRSVGKPSTTAPTSINTTESTPGKSPTGVITVERPSVASPIFPNISESTLEREKHRNFQVLLLLSSF
- the ZSCAN21 gene encoding zinc finger and SCAN domain-containing protein 21 isoform X1, with protein sequence MMTKVLGMAPALGPRPPQEQVGPLMVKVEEKEEKGKYLPSLEMFRQRFRQFGYHDTPGPREALSQLRVLCCEWLRPEIHTKEQILELLVLEQFLTILPQELQAWVQEHCPESAEEAVTLLEDLERELDEPGHQVSASPNEQKPVWEKISSSGTAKESPSSVQPQPLETSHKYESWGPLYIQESGEEQEFAQDPRKVQDCRLSTQHQESADEQKGSEAEGLKGDIISVIIANKPEARLEGQCANLEDEKGTKPPLQESGSKKGRESLPTKPTPGERRYICAECGKAFSNSSNLTKHRRTHTGEKPYVCTKCGKAFSHSSNLTLHYRTHLVDRPYDCKCGKAFGQSSDLLKHQRMHTEEAPYQCKDCGKAFSGKGSLIRHYRIHTGEKPYQCNECGKSFSQHAGLSSHQRLHTGEKPYKCKECGKAFNHSSNFNKHHRIHTGEKPYWCHHCGKTFCSKSNLSKHQRVHTGEGEAS